The following proteins are co-located in the Sporolactobacillus pectinivorans genome:
- a CDS encoding DMT family transporter, with protein sequence MFWGLFMALIAGSLVGMQNIFNSKVSERAGSWATTVLVLGLGFLASLIIGLVFEGKTFFTLHHMRPWYGFSGLIGVGIVVCMVQGVRRLGPTYAISIVLTSQLLSALLWDSLGWFGMKQIPLTFRQIMGVLVIVAGIIVFKFNGRRSTV encoded by the coding sequence ATGTTTTGGGGCCTTTTCATGGCGCTAATCGCAGGTTCACTGGTTGGCATGCAAAATATTTTTAACAGCAAGGTTAGTGAGCGGGCCGGGTCGTGGGCGACAACGGTATTGGTTCTGGGCCTTGGTTTTCTGGCCTCGCTGATAATCGGTCTGGTTTTCGAAGGAAAAACGTTCTTTACTCTGCACCATATGCGGCCCTGGTACGGGTTCAGCGGTTTAATCGGCGTGGGCATTGTGGTCTGCATGGTGCAAGGGGTTCGAAGGCTCGGTCCGACATACGCCATTTCTATCGTACTGACTTCGCAGCTCTTATCTGCTCTACTTTGGGATTCTCTGGGCTGGTTCGGTATGAAGCAGATTCCGCTAACGTTCAGACAAATCATGGGCGTACTGGTCATTGTCGCGGGAATTATTGTTTTTAAATTTAACGGCAGGCGTTCCACGGTATAG
- a CDS encoding Bax inhibitor-1 family protein, producing MESFSTETLRRPYSKLFGAFFSGLLATTAGVYVGQYVPAALQLPLWIAELVLIFIMMAVRKRQSVGYLMMYAFMFISGLTLYSVLNVYTHMLGTAVVLQAFTITTVSFGAIAVYTMVSKRDFSFLGRFLFLALIALVIIPIVGIFIPFSSMTMMIYSGMGILIFIGYTLFDFSRLTVHGFTDQDIPMIVVSIYLDFINLFMYILQFIGIGSKN from the coding sequence ATGGAAAGCTTTTCAACCGAAACACTAAGAAGACCCTACTCGAAACTATTCGGTGCATTTTTTTCGGGACTATTGGCGACAACTGCAGGTGTCTATGTTGGGCAGTATGTGCCTGCAGCACTCCAGCTACCACTCTGGATTGCTGAACTTGTTCTGATCTTTATTATGATGGCTGTCAGGAAGCGTCAGTCGGTCGGTTATCTAATGATGTATGCGTTTATGTTCATTTCAGGTTTGACTCTGTATTCAGTACTCAATGTGTACACTCACATGCTGGGAACGGCTGTGGTCCTTCAGGCGTTCACAATTACGACCGTCTCATTTGGGGCAATTGCCGTTTATACGATGGTCAGCAAGCGTGACTTTTCATTTCTGGGCCGTTTTTTGTTCCTTGCTCTGATCGCTCTTGTCATCATTCCGATTGTCGGGATTTTTATCCCTTTTTCGAGCATGACGATGATGATTTATTCCGGTATGGGCATTCTGATTTTTATCGGGTATACGCTGTTTGATTTCAGCAGATTAACGGTTCATGGATTCACCGATCAGGATATCCCAATGATTGTTGTTTCTATTTATCTGGACTTTATCAACCTATTCATGTACATTCTCCAGTTCATCGGTATCGGGTCGAAGAACTGA
- a CDS encoding YjjG family noncanonical pyrimidine nucleotidase, producing the protein MKKYQTLLFDVDNTLLDFDAAEDAALRRLFEDQNIPLTAKVEADYKKINQKLWKSYEEGNIDRDKVVNTRFSLLFRAYGKEEDGAFFEKKYRSYLDQGHQLVQGASELIKRLKNQYDLYIVTNGVSGTQNRRLRDSGLYPFFRDIFVSEATGFQKPMREYFDYVFARIPHFSAQRGLIIGDSLNSDIKGGQQAGLDTCWFNPDMKHNDTSIAPTYQIQKFDELDRILDIQ; encoded by the coding sequence TTGAAAAAATATCAGACTTTGTTGTTTGACGTGGATAATACGCTGTTGGATTTTGATGCGGCGGAGGATGCGGCCTTGCGCCGCTTGTTTGAGGATCAGAACATTCCTTTGACTGCCAAGGTTGAAGCAGACTATAAAAAGATTAACCAAAAGCTTTGGAAGTCATATGAAGAAGGGAACATAGACCGGGACAAAGTTGTAAATACCCGTTTTTCGCTTCTATTCAGAGCGTATGGCAAAGAGGAGGATGGTGCATTCTTCGAAAAGAAATACCGCAGTTATCTTGATCAGGGGCATCAGCTGGTGCAGGGCGCTTCTGAATTGATCAAACGGCTGAAGAATCAATATGACTTATACATTGTCACAAACGGTGTCTCCGGAACGCAGAACCGGCGTTTGCGTGATTCGGGGTTATACCCGTTTTTTAGGGATATTTTTGTTTCAGAAGCAACCGGTTTTCAGAAACCGATGAGGGAGTATTTCGATTATGTCTTTGCGAGAATCCCCCACTTTTCTGCGCAGCGGGGACTGATCATTGGGGATTCTTTGAACTCGGATATTAAAGGCGGACAACAGGCCGGGCTGGATACTTGCTGGTTTAATCCTGACATGAAGCACAATGATACATCGATAGCTCCTACTTATCAAATACAAAAATTTGATGAGCTGGACAGGATTCTGGATATACAGTAA
- a CDS encoding RNA polymerase sigma factor produces MDALQQKSDSQFETVFKPYIALMRRYCALLTSSSWDGDDLFQISMIRLYSAWRKKTDRPITKAYLYRIISSAWIDGHRKVSVDETVKSSFEDHPSSVAAEINEDVLAQGVKRLVKLLTPKQSLVFMMLAGWEMTPAEVAEQTGETEGNVRVIYHRARKKLRDSGKKAAYGKADQRALRYADAFQSGDPERLLRLYWEETGAQHQAMRMAGGLRNYLSGSIYRHSGTIRDAA; encoded by the coding sequence ATGGACGCTCTGCAGCAGAAAAGTGATTCACAGTTTGAAACTGTCTTTAAGCCGTACATCGCGCTGATGCGCCGGTATTGCGCGTTACTCACTAGTTCCTCATGGGACGGCGACGACTTATTTCAAATTTCAATGATCAGGCTTTACAGTGCCTGGAGAAAAAAAACAGATCGGCCAATTACTAAGGCTTATCTTTACCGGATCATTTCCAGTGCTTGGATTGACGGGCACCGCAAGGTTTCTGTTGATGAGACAGTGAAGAGCTCCTTTGAAGACCACCCCAGTTCAGTGGCTGCAGAAATAAATGAAGACGTTCTGGCACAGGGTGTGAAGCGTCTGGTTAAACTGCTGACGCCGAAACAATCTCTTGTTTTTATGATGCTTGCCGGCTGGGAGATGACCCCTGCTGAAGTGGCGGAACAGACCGGCGAAACGGAGGGCAACGTCCGGGTGATCTATCACCGGGCGAGAAAAAAGCTCCGGGATTCCGGCAAGAAGGCGGCCTACGGTAAAGCCGATCAACGGGCGTTGCGTTATGCGGACGCTTTTCAGAGCGGGGATCCTGAACGCCTGCTACGTCTTTATTGGGAAGAAACTGGCGCGCAGCACCAAGCCATGCGGATGGCCGGCGGTTTGAGGAATTATTTGTCTGGCAGTATTTACAGGCATTCCGGTACCATCCGGGACGCAGCGTAA
- a CDS encoding YpzG family protein — MKKKPDLTSEMIDPNAKSHAMHTNSQINGETQQTQAGKILKVSARRHQK, encoded by the coding sequence GTGAAAAAGAAACCGGATTTAACCAGCGAAATGATTGATCCGAATGCAAAATCCCATGCGATGCATACGAACAGCCAGATAAATGGTGAAACGCAGCAGACGCAGGCAGGTAAGATTCTGAAAGTGAGCGCCAGGCGTCATCAAAAGTAA
- a CDS encoding biotin transporter BioY: protein MKTKELVEIALFAAILGVLGFLPSIPLPFTPVPITLQNIGVLFAGMFLGVRAATSSMVLFVLLVIAGAPILGGGHGGAGAIFASVSGGFVLGWVAEAFVMSLILSLSKKTPLWLLIAAGLAGGVFVLYPIGTLWQAALMHISWWNAIAMSAVFIPGDVVKTVFVALLALRLRERIPGLHRASSQS, encoded by the coding sequence ATGAAAACAAAAGAGCTTGTAGAAATAGCTTTATTTGCTGCAATCCTTGGTGTTCTAGGCTTTCTTCCATCGATTCCGCTGCCGTTCACACCGGTTCCGATCACACTTCAAAATATCGGCGTGTTGTTTGCCGGCATGTTTCTCGGCGTCCGGGCAGCAACTTCAAGTATGGTGCTGTTCGTGTTGCTGGTGATCGCGGGAGCGCCCATTCTTGGCGGTGGACACGGCGGGGCGGGAGCAATTTTCGCTTCTGTCAGCGGCGGTTTTGTTTTAGGTTGGGTTGCCGAAGCGTTTGTGATGTCACTGATCCTGTCTCTATCCAAAAAAACGCCGCTCTGGCTATTGATCGCTGCCGGTCTGGCCGGAGGAGTCTTCGTTCTTTACCCAATAGGAACTTTATGGCAGGCTGCACTGATGCATATTTCCTGGTGGAATGCCATCGCGATGAGCGCTGTTTTTATTCCCGGTGATGTGGTCAAAACGGTTTTTGTCGCTTTGCTGGCGTTAAGGCTGCGGGAGAGAATTCCCGGTTTGCATCGCGCTTCATCCCAATCTTAA
- the clpP gene encoding ATP-dependent Clp endopeptidase proteolytic subunit ClpP, with product MSFFIPYVIEQSNRGERSYDIYSRLLKDRVIFLGSEINDEVANSIVAQLLFLASEDPEKDISIYVNSPGGSVSAGFAILDTMNFVKPDIQTICVGMAASMASIILTSGTKGKRLSLPNGEVMIHQPLGGAQGQASDIEISAKHILKTREKLNKILSDTSNRTPEQILQDTDRDNFLTAEEAKEYGFIDKIITKL from the coding sequence ATGTCATTTTTTATACCTTATGTCATTGAACAATCAAATCGCGGAGAGCGGTCGTACGATATCTATTCGCGATTGCTGAAAGACCGTGTTATTTTTCTAGGATCGGAAATTAACGATGAAGTGGCCAACAGTATTGTGGCCCAGCTGCTCTTCCTTGCGTCGGAGGATCCTGAAAAAGATATTTCGATTTACGTCAACAGCCCGGGCGGATCGGTTTCGGCAGGATTTGCCATCCTTGATACGATGAACTTTGTCAAACCGGATATTCAGACGATCTGTGTCGGAATGGCCGCATCTATGGCGTCTATTATCCTGACGTCTGGAACTAAGGGCAAGCGCCTGTCGCTGCCGAATGGCGAAGTCATGATTCATCAGCCGCTGGGCGGAGCACAGGGGCAGGCCAGCGATATTGAAATCAGTGCAAAACATATCTTAAAAACAAGAGAAAAGCTGAACAAAATTCTGTCTGATACCTCAAATCGTACACCTGAACAAATTTTACAGGATACCGACCGCGATAATTTCCTGACGGCGGAAGAAGCAAAGGAATACGGTTTTATTGATAAGATTATTACAAAGTTGTGA